In Nicotiana tabacum cultivar K326 chromosome 10, ASM71507v2, whole genome shotgun sequence, the DNA window TCCTAACAAGTCAAATTAGGTCTATTTTATTAGGGTGGAGGCACTGGAGGGAGTAGTATGTTGATTGGTGTGTATAACGTAGTTTTATTAATCTTTTTTGACATTCATAGCTCTTTCAATTTTATCAgtcaatttttatattttcagaagCCTTCAGATGTTGAATTGGAGAAGGACGAAAAAGATCTTAAGACAGAGGCTGAGGATTCAGAAGAGGCCTGGAAGCAGACCCTAGCTTCCTTCAAAGAACAAGCGATGCAGGTAAAGGCTGTGTCACAAGAAGCATACGAGGTGTATTCCAAGAAAGCTATGATCATTTTAAAAGAAACTTCTGAGAAGTTACAAATCCAAGCGGAGAAGGCAAGAGAAGATTTGACTGTAGTTGCAAAGGAAATTAGTGAGGAGAGTAAAGAATACTTAGCAACTGCTGCCGAGAATTCCCCTGAACCTGTAAAGGATATTGTAGAAACATTTGCTTCCTCTGCGGATGAACTAAGTGACATTTCAAAAGTACGAGACTTTTATGTAGGAATACCTTATGGTATGTAGAACTTATCTTTTCAAAAGCAGTAGTAGGAGACTGTTCCACTGTAGAAGTCGttttattattttgtttgggTTACTATTAGTTTAAATTCTTTGTGAAGCATGCAATGGCTTGAAACCTATAGCTTTTTCATTGCCTTGGTCATGCTCTGCAGGAACTCTGCTTTCTGTTGGTGGCTTTCTGTACTTCATGCTAAGTGGAAGCATTGCTGCCCTTAGATTTGGTGTTATACTTGGTGGTACTCTTGTGGCCTTGAGCATCTCAAGTTTAAGATCGTGGAAAAGTGGAGAGTCGACTTCTCTAGCCTTAAAGGGACAGGCAGGTTAGTATATGAGAGACTACTCTCATTTACTCCCTACTCTACTTCTACTCTTTCTAACACCTATCTGCAACTCTTACCTAAAGATTCTGGTTTATTTGATACGCCTTTATATATTAGTTTGCTATTACCAATTTCAACAAAGGGTGTCGTGGGAGTTGCTTGTGAATTTGGCATATATAATTGTCATACAGGGACGACACCATTAAATAGGAATGATAAATAAACTTGCAATGTCAGTAAAAGAAGCAGAGATTCTCTAGTGTTGAAGATCCCTAGTTTGTCTTAAAGATAAATTATTGAGTGTTGAGGTTAGTCGGTTTCAAATTAAGTGGTACTTTAAAAGGATTCATATGTTAGATCCCGACTAGTTCAGGATTTAGGCATGGTAGTTGTTGTATTGATATGCTAATTAGTCCTTAATTTTATTGGGTGTttgaatgaaatggggctcaatGGAGTTAACCTGTATAGATTATTCCTATATTCCGATCCTAACTGGTTttggattgaggtttaatcggcTGATTTCGTATTTATGATTCTAGATAAGATTGGCAAAATCTGGATGTTTTTTGTTTATTCACTTTCGAATAAGTTGTGGAAACAGAATTCTCACCATTTTAGGAGGAACATCAGTGGCAACTTCACCAATTTTCTGAAGGCAACTGAAagatattttgaaatttttgctAATTGAGAAGGCCCAAGTTTTGTTCAAAACAAGCCATGTGTTGCTTCTATGTGCACAACTGTTACGCTCAATTACaaccccaaaaacataaaagaaatattATTTCCTTTTGTCTCAATGAGGCtttcaagtttttattttattttattttctccatGTGGTTGTGGGTTGCACCTTACTCCACTGCTACCTGCATGCGCGCAACTTTCAAGGGTACAATGAGCTTGTGTAGGTTAGTtaggggtttcataccttcatgCACTCCAAATTTTCTATTTTACTGTCCTGGTTGGGGGAAAATTGACTTTTAGAGcctgtttggaaagccacctaGGAATTAGATTTGGGTgtaattgggtgtaattacacAATTTGACATGTTTGTTtagccaagtaattacttggtcaaaatggaattgggtgtaattggaggggtgtaattacactctccaattctcaaggggAGGTGAGAATTGGTGGTAATTACACTGTGTAATTACAAGGTTGCTTTttagtttcttccatttttgtttttattttaatttattttctttataacttttttttctattttttaattttatttttactttttatttttttttaaaattttaaaatatatttttctttgtaaattatttatcttttatttctctaccttTACTTTTTGTGATTTCATATAattgcttatattttattttttatttattttattattctattttttgaaactacacctcctaatattacaaataatgagtcattaacaaacttggcatataatgagtgatgcaattaaagtgaaatttcgttgttgaatgtggttataaacttattatgttttctaatcttaagttgtagtggaacttactattattatgttggaatttgacatatatatatatatatatatatttggattttaaaattgtgttatattcatggttttaatttacttgttttagtagtaTTGGCTCACATTGCATGTTGATAATTTTTTAGTTTgaattgatagattagttttgtcaaacatttgaataatgttatgacgTTATATTTATaagtattaatttattttatcaaatatgaattccatgatgttctt includes these proteins:
- the LOC107808705 gene encoding protein FATTY ACID EXPORT 3, chloroplastic-like — protein: MNVAISANPNPSSSHFLNQAPSMALCYSPASLGFTSIETPKGKAFVVVRSVSPAGFGFGSGLTPLARRNLRNRSILSFAASHEESKPSDVELEKDEKDLKTEAEDSEEAWKQTLASFKEQAMQVKAVSQEAYEVYSKKAMIILKETSEKLQIQAEKAREDLTVVAKEISEESKEYLATAAENSPEPVKDIVETFASSADELSDISKVRDFYVGIPYGTLLSVGGFLYFMLSGSIAALRFGVILGGTLVALSISSLRSWKSGESTSLALKGQAAIATILFVREFRVLLQRPFLFNFITAFISGGVAAFYAYRILRDGEQTKGSNSAAQTEN